The following are encoded in a window of Halosolutus halophilus genomic DNA:
- a CDS encoding polysaccharide deacetylase family protein, protein MAYERDADDGSSRRRMLAALGAASTTLAGCTDVLSDEASETTPDDATNGNGGGEPGDGSVRWPAIEAGEVLSDFETLDEWSPRTGEISAASDEARSGSQAAVVESDEGTAGMELRFPDGIDLEGWDASVAVKPESADRIVVEFLAPTRSERLSSIRVVPDGYDGWFRMDCGYQQKPGNDPDLSNVTGINVIADGPDGGPTRLLVDDLRRTESAANGKAILAFHGGHDSHYDVAAGMLEERGWAAAVPVSPDRIGEGGRMGLDELRDLSDRGWDVCSLPQTSTPLPEQPADRQREILETARDALASDGFDDGSRHLFVPEARMDSTTYDVVRDVHESAFLYSSGTTAAPPIEMHMIPFIWGPALHTGVRRHLNLSDQYDLLTVLRIPRIVDEEDVGVDENRMSLDDFGLLLDHIEHRGLDVVTPSDLVDGTLDRDSSGDEAETGERPDGVVLEAGQSHAFEGSGTGDSPTFDLDEGVLVANVSHDGREITVDATKTGGFGIDENLLTTSGNPTGTSIMAVEDATYRLEVDADGAWSIDLSQPSVHSDDLDDLPFEDAGTGSSFVGPLWTDGDVRVVATHDGDGTFIVDGYGEDGSREVLVNRTGAFDNSRSYKAGGPVWLNVEADGDWTLDVTDS, encoded by the coding sequence ATGGCATACGAACGCGACGCGGACGACGGCTCGTCTCGACGGCGGATGCTGGCCGCACTCGGTGCTGCATCGACGACTCTTGCGGGCTGTACGGACGTACTCTCGGACGAGGCGAGCGAGACGACTCCCGACGACGCGACGAACGGGAACGGCGGGGGCGAACCGGGCGACGGCTCCGTGCGCTGGCCCGCGATCGAGGCGGGCGAGGTGCTCTCGGACTTCGAGACCCTCGACGAGTGGTCTCCCCGTACCGGCGAGATATCGGCCGCCTCCGACGAGGCGCGATCCGGATCGCAAGCGGCGGTCGTCGAGAGCGACGAGGGCACGGCCGGCATGGAGCTTCGGTTCCCCGACGGGATCGATCTCGAAGGCTGGGACGCGTCGGTGGCGGTCAAGCCGGAATCCGCAGATCGAATCGTCGTCGAGTTCCTCGCGCCGACACGCAGCGAGCGCCTCTCCAGCATTCGCGTGGTGCCGGACGGGTACGACGGCTGGTTCCGGATGGACTGCGGCTACCAGCAGAAGCCGGGGAACGATCCGGACCTCTCGAACGTCACCGGCATCAACGTCATCGCAGACGGGCCGGACGGCGGGCCGACCAGACTGCTGGTCGACGACCTCCGGCGAACCGAGTCGGCCGCCAACGGCAAGGCGATCCTCGCGTTCCACGGCGGCCACGATTCGCACTACGACGTCGCGGCCGGGATGCTCGAGGAGCGCGGCTGGGCCGCGGCGGTTCCGGTCAGCCCCGATCGAATCGGCGAGGGCGGTCGGATGGGGCTGGACGAACTACGCGACCTCAGCGACCGCGGCTGGGACGTCTGTTCGCTCCCGCAGACGTCGACGCCCCTGCCGGAACAGCCCGCGGATCGGCAGCGTGAGATCCTCGAAACCGCTCGAGACGCACTCGCAAGCGACGGCTTCGACGACGGATCGCGCCACCTGTTCGTTCCCGAGGCCCGGATGGATTCGACGACCTACGACGTCGTCAGGGACGTCCACGAGTCGGCGTTCCTGTACAGTTCCGGGACGACCGCCGCCCCGCCGATCGAGATGCACATGATCCCGTTCATCTGGGGCCCCGCGCTTCACACCGGCGTTCGCCGCCATCTCAATCTCTCCGACCAGTACGACCTGCTCACTGTGTTGCGGATTCCGCGGATCGTCGACGAGGAAGACGTGGGCGTCGACGAGAACAGGATGTCGCTCGACGACTTCGGACTGCTCCTCGATCACATCGAACACCGCGGCCTCGACGTCGTCACACCCTCCGACCTCGTAGACGGGACGCTGGACCGCGACAGCAGCGGCGACGAAGCCGAGACCGGCGAACGGCCGGACGGAGTCGTTCTCGAGGCGGGCCAGTCCCACGCGTTCGAGGGATCGGGAACCGGCGACTCGCCGACGTTCGACCTCGACGAGGGCGTCCTCGTCGCGAACGTCTCCCACGACGGCAGGGAGATCACCGTCGACGCGACGAAAACCGGCGGGTTCGGAATCGACGAGAATCTGCTGACGACGTCCGGGAATCCCACCGGAACCTCGATCATGGCCGTCGAGGACGCCACCTACAGGCTCGAGGTCGACGCCGACGGCGCGTGGTCGATCGACCTCTCCCAGCCGTCGGTTCACAGCGACGACCTCGACGACCTTCCGTTCGAGGACGCCGGTACGGGATCGTCGTTCGTCGGGCCGCTGTGGACGGACGGCGACGTCAGGGTCGTCGCGACACACGATGGCGACGGCACGTTTATCGTCGACGGCTACGGTGAGGACGGCAGTCGAGAGGTCCTCGTCAACCGGACCGGCGCGTTCGACAACTCGCGATCGTACAAGGCGGGCGGACCCGTCTGGCTCAACGTCGAGGCCGACGGCGACTGGACGCTCGACGTCACCGACTCGTAG
- a CDS encoding DUF2243 domain-containing protein — MVQRADTWLGLRERTKPLVRAGIVLGIGLGGFFDGIVLHQLLQWHHMLSAWTAPTSVANLRLNVLADGFFHVGTYLFTIVGIALLVRAWQRPAVPRSGRTLVGSVIAGWGAFNLVEGLVNHQLLGIHHVWPAGPGSVLLWDLAFLLSGAVFVAGGYAVIRGDEAATPASRDDRGTDEQPT, encoded by the coding sequence ATGGTTCAACGAGCAGACACGTGGCTCGGACTTCGCGAGCGCACGAAACCGCTCGTCCGGGCGGGAATCGTCCTCGGGATCGGCCTGGGTGGCTTTTTCGACGGGATCGTGCTCCACCAGCTCCTGCAGTGGCACCACATGCTGTCGGCCTGGACGGCGCCGACGTCCGTCGCCAATCTGCGTCTGAACGTGCTCGCGGACGGGTTCTTCCACGTCGGGACGTACCTCTTTACGATCGTCGGAATCGCCCTGCTCGTCCGCGCGTGGCAGCGTCCGGCCGTTCCCCGGTCGGGGCGAACGCTCGTCGGGTCGGTGATCGCGGGCTGGGGCGCGTTCAATCTCGTCGAGGGGCTCGTGAACCACCAGCTCCTCGGCATTCACCACGTCTGGCCGGCCGGGCCCGGAAGCGTCCTCCTCTGGGATCTCGCGTTCCTGCTGTCGGGCGCGGTGTTCGTGGCCGGCGGGTACGCCGTGATTCGCGGCGACGAGGCGGCCACGCCCGCGTCTCGGGACGACCGCGGGACGGACGAACAGCCGACCTGA
- a CDS encoding serine hydrolase domain-containing protein: MRDATRRRYLGFAGAGLAGPIAGSLGPGSGDTSADSLPAHFDDRVPELLDRYDVPGASVALVQGGELTWTGAYGEADPEAGRSTTDDTPFRVQSITKSVTAWGVLKLAERGEISLDDSVERHVTSWELPNAEYSWDEVTVRRLLSHSAGLPLLAAGLWWAVGGAIVGHFLPVIADWVGLALLAIALLAVLTVLFPRAGGDEP; encoded by the coding sequence ATGCGAGACGCCACTCGCCGCCGGTACCTCGGATTCGCCGGTGCCGGACTGGCCGGCCCGATCGCCGGCAGTCTCGGGCCCGGCAGTGGAGACACGTCCGCCGACTCGTTGCCGGCCCACTTCGACGATCGGGTCCCGGAGTTGCTCGATCGCTACGACGTTCCCGGGGCGAGCGTCGCCCTCGTCCAGGGCGGCGAACTGACGTGGACCGGCGCGTACGGTGAGGCCGACCCCGAGGCCGGGCGGTCGACGACCGACGACACCCCGTTCCGGGTGCAGTCGATCACGAAGTCGGTCACCGCGTGGGGCGTACTGAAGCTCGCCGAACGCGGCGAAATCTCGCTCGACGATTCGGTCGAGCGCCACGTTACCAGTTGGGAGCTCCCGAACGCGGAGTATTCGTGGGACGAGGTGACCGTGCGACGACTGCTCAGCCACAGCGCCGGCCTGCCGCTCCTCGCGGCCGGGCTGTGGTGGGCCGTCGGGGGAGCGATCGTCGGCCACTTCCTTCCGGTGATCGCCGACTGGGTGGGACTGGCGCTTCTGGCGATCGCCCTGCTGGCGGTGCTGACCGTGCTGTTCCCGCGTGCGGGGGGTGACGAACCGTGA
- a CDS encoding DsbA family protein, whose product MSLDQPSRRAFLAGSVVAIGSGGAYYLTRADDDGSHDLSPEFHSSDETSALGVDLTGKPIMGSPEASIEIYYWTDFQCPFCERFERETLPDLVRDHVEPGDVRVAFVALPYFGADSMTAAVAGKCVWDQVHDADPSAYWDWHTAIFDEQGEKNSGWAATENLLEYTRSVPGVDADALESCLDDRRSAFEDEIEADAEQARSFGISGTPTFVVFNPEAEAAGTLTGAQPKERFDEAIERIENA is encoded by the coding sequence ATGTCTCTCGATCAGCCGTCCCGTCGTGCCTTCCTCGCCGGGTCAGTCGTGGCGATCGGCAGTGGCGGTGCGTATTATCTCACGCGAGCCGACGACGACGGGTCTCACGACCTGTCGCCGGAGTTTCACTCGAGCGACGAAACGTCGGCGCTCGGCGTCGATCTGACCGGGAAACCGATCATGGGATCGCCCGAGGCATCGATCGAGATCTACTACTGGACGGACTTCCAGTGTCCGTTCTGCGAACGGTTCGAACGGGAGACGCTCCCCGACCTCGTTCGAGACCACGTCGAACCCGGTGACGTTCGCGTCGCGTTCGTCGCGCTGCCGTACTTCGGCGCGGATTCGATGACCGCCGCGGTCGCCGGCAAGTGCGTGTGGGACCAGGTTCACGACGCCGATCCGTCGGCGTACTGGGACTGGCACACGGCGATCTTCGACGAACAGGGCGAGAAGAATTCGGGGTGGGCCGCGACCGAGAACCTCCTCGAGTACACCCGATCGGTCCCCGGCGTCGACGCCGACGCTCTCGAGTCGTGTCTCGACGATCGGCGATCGGCGTTCGAAGACGAGATCGAGGCGGACGCGGAACAGGCCCGGTCGTTCGGCATCTCGGGTACCCCGACGTTCGTCGTTTTCAATCCGGAGGCCGAAGCGGCCGGAACGCTCACCGGCGCGCAGCCGAAAGAACGGTTCGACGAGGCGATCGAGCGGATCGAGAACGCGTGA
- a CDS encoding PAS domain S-box protein: MTSRSLTESLRETLALFDGSGTPRTTTEVADRLDLGRRSTYERLNRLVEHDELETKKVGASARVWWRPPASAPGGEDRPTGVESPIGDALDGADVGVVLLDVAGEVVWINGATERYFGLDREQVLGQDERELVTERMASAVEDGPSFVDTVMETDDETGSPERFECRVTAGEGREDRWLEYRSKPIESGAYAGGRIERYDDVTERNRAEHTAPDERAQFESLVEAVEEYAIFALGPDGHVQTWNAGAAQITGYAADEVLGEHVSVFYTEADREAGVPEANLAAAADEGAIEDEGWRVREDGSQFQATVTVTAIRDDDGDLQGYVKVTRNRTDRKRAQKEHQLQLSLSRALTEAASLEDGLQATLEHVCEWTDWELGQAWVPTDDGVVERLPVSYVESDAYAPFDEASLEFTFNPGEGIPGRALSSGTPVWFPDVSALPEETYHRTALATEVGVKAGLGVPVLVDGEVAVILEFYMSESRGKDDWLVEVVTAIAAELGSLVGKQQARDMLERERDLLETIFDTSPIGLAVLDDQGEIVRANGRAEELLGLTAVEIEGRTYDEPEWNIWDGNGDPIGPDEHPVTEVFETGEPVLGYRHGITLSDGTDRWLSSNASPVLDDTGDVEQVIVALEDVTQLEEQARRLERQHADLESELQELFERVDDAFYALDDEMRFTYVNDRAEELLGYSGSELLGRSVWEALSVADDDPIRDHFETAMATQTATSFERFSEPLDIWENVRVYPSASGLSVYFTDITERKERERELEEYRRRYRTFVEHFPNGAVALVDEDLRYVTFGGTLEGDTDVTRADLEGAPIRDALPRKIADVVVPCYEAALDGEISAFEETIDGSTYQFHFVPVRDDDGDVFTAMGLSQDITEQKERERRLEESEQRYRTLVDKFPNGIVTLFDEDFRYLIAGGELYEVFDRSPDETIGKTLYDRSTAEEIELLEPHYRAALSGESHSFETEYAGRTIQLWTVPVTDESGSVFAGMAMFQDVTERRERERELERQREQLAALDDLNDVVRSITDEVVDRSTREEIEQVVCEHLAAAESYLFAWIGDVDVASQTVSVRTEAGVEGYLDGITISADPDDERSMGPTGRAILEREIQTTQDIRTDSRHDPWRSHTEEYGFRSSAAIPIVHEDTVYGVLNVYADRPNAFEGQERTVISQLGEVVAHAIAATERKRALMSDDVVELQFRIRDVFDALDVGVPTTGRVTLDHTVPIEGDEYLVYGSATADAVDSVAALVETVPHWVDATFRNDSGDTTFELRLSEPPVLSTVASLGGSVENVVIEDGDYLMTLRMAPGSDVRRVIDAVQTAYPAAELLKHRQTTRRDDTAERVRQVLTTDLTDRQRATLEAAYHAGFFEWPRDASGEAVAESLDIAPATFHQHLRKAQQRVFRSLLSTPAST; encoded by the coding sequence ATGACGTCTCGATCGTTGACCGAGAGTCTTCGGGAAACCCTCGCCCTCTTCGACGGCTCCGGCACGCCGCGGACGACGACCGAAGTCGCGGACCGCCTCGACCTCGGCCGCCGGAGCACCTACGAACGCCTGAATCGACTCGTCGAACACGACGAACTCGAGACCAAGAAGGTCGGAGCGAGTGCCCGCGTGTGGTGGCGGCCACCGGCGTCGGCACCCGGCGGCGAGGATCGGCCGACCGGCGTCGAGTCCCCGATCGGCGACGCGCTCGACGGCGCGGACGTCGGCGTGGTCCTCCTCGACGTGGCGGGCGAGGTGGTGTGGATCAACGGCGCGACCGAGCGGTACTTCGGACTCGATCGCGAGCAGGTTCTCGGGCAGGACGAACGCGAACTCGTCACGGAACGGATGGCATCCGCGGTCGAGGACGGACCGTCGTTCGTCGATACCGTCATGGAGACCGACGACGAAACCGGGTCTCCCGAACGGTTCGAGTGTCGCGTGACGGCGGGCGAGGGACGCGAGGATCGCTGGCTCGAGTATCGCAGCAAACCGATCGAGTCCGGGGCGTACGCCGGTGGCCGGATCGAACGCTACGACGACGTCACCGAGCGGAACCGGGCGGAACACACGGCCCCGGACGAGCGAGCACAGTTCGAATCGCTGGTCGAGGCGGTCGAGGAGTACGCGATCTTCGCCCTCGGTCCGGACGGCCACGTTCAGACCTGGAACGCGGGGGCAGCCCAAATCACGGGCTACGCGGCCGACGAAGTCCTCGGCGAACACGTCTCGGTGTTCTACACCGAGGCGGACCGGGAGGCTGGCGTCCCCGAGGCGAACCTCGCGGCCGCCGCCGACGAGGGGGCGATCGAGGACGAAGGGTGGCGCGTTCGGGAGGACGGCTCGCAGTTCCAGGCGACCGTCACCGTCACCGCCATCCGGGACGACGACGGCGACCTCCAGGGATACGTGAAGGTCACGCGGAACAGAACCGATCGCAAACGGGCCCAGAAGGAACATCAACTACAGCTATCGCTGAGCCGGGCTCTGACGGAAGCGGCGTCGCTCGAGGACGGTCTTCAGGCGACACTGGAACACGTCTGTGAGTGGACGGACTGGGAACTCGGTCAGGCGTGGGTTCCGACCGACGACGGGGTCGTCGAGCGCCTTCCCGTCTCGTACGTCGAGTCGGACGCGTACGCTCCATTCGACGAAGCGTCGTTGGAGTTCACCTTCAATCCGGGCGAAGGGATACCGGGTCGAGCCCTGTCCTCGGGAACCCCGGTCTGGTTCCCCGACGTCTCTGCGCTCCCCGAAGAGACGTATCACCGGACCGCGCTGGCGACCGAGGTCGGAGTGAAGGCTGGCCTGGGTGTCCCCGTCCTCGTCGACGGGGAGGTGGCGGTTATTCTCGAGTTTTACATGTCGGAATCGAGGGGGAAAGACGACTGGCTGGTCGAAGTCGTGACCGCAATCGCGGCGGAACTCGGGAGCCTGGTCGGGAAACAGCAGGCCAGGGATATGCTCGAACGCGAGCGAGATCTCCTCGAGACCATCTTCGATACGAGTCCGATCGGATTGGCCGTCCTTGACGACCAGGGCGAGATCGTCCGGGCGAACGGTCGCGCGGAGGAACTGCTCGGTCTGACCGCAGTGGAGATCGAGGGACGAACGTACGACGAACCGGAGTGGAATATCTGGGACGGGAACGGTGACCCGATCGGTCCCGACGAGCACCCAGTTACGGAGGTCTTCGAGACGGGAGAGCCGGTCCTCGGGTATCGTCACGGCATTACCCTCTCCGACGGGACTGACCGCTGGTTGTCGAGTAACGCCTCCCCGGTCCTCGACGATACGGGCGACGTCGAGCAGGTGATCGTCGCCCTCGAGGACGTTACACAGCTCGAAGAGCAGGCTCGACGCCTCGAACGCCAGCACGCCGACCTCGAGTCCGAACTGCAGGAACTGTTCGAACGGGTCGACGACGCGTTCTACGCACTCGACGACGAGATGCGGTTCACCTACGTCAACGATCGCGCCGAGGAGCTTCTGGGCTACTCCGGGTCCGAACTCCTCGGCAGGTCCGTCTGGGAGGCGCTCTCCGTGGCCGACGACGACCCGATTCGTGATCACTTCGAGACGGCGATGGCCACCCAGACCGCCACGAGCTTCGAACGCTTCTCGGAACCGCTCGACATCTGGGAGAACGTCAGGGTGTACCCGTCGGCGTCCGGCCTGTCCGTGTACTTCACCGACATCACCGAGCGCAAGGAGCGCGAGCGCGAACTCGAGGAGTACCGGCGCCGCTACCGGACGTTCGTCGAGCACTTCCCCAACGGCGCCGTCGCGCTCGTCGACGAGGATCTCCGCTACGTCACGTTCGGCGGCACGCTGGAGGGGGACACCGACGTGACGAGGGCGGATCTCGAGGGGGCACCCATTCGCGACGCGCTCCCACGGAAAATCGCGGACGTCGTCGTTCCGTGCTACGAAGCGGCGCTCGACGGCGAAATTTCCGCGTTCGAGGAGACGATCGACGGCAGCACTTACCAGTTCCACTTCGTCCCGGTTCGTGACGACGACGGCGACGTCTTCACCGCCATGGGGCTGTCACAGGACATTACCGAACAGAAGGAACGCGAGCGTCGACTCGAGGAGTCGGAGCAGCGGTACCGGACGCTCGTGGATAAGTTCCCGAACGGCATCGTCACCTTGTTCGACGAGGACTTCCGCTATCTGATCGCGGGCGGAGAGCTCTACGAGGTGTTCGACAGATCCCCAGACGAAACGATCGGAAAAACGCTCTACGACCGCAGCACCGCCGAGGAGATCGAGCTTCTCGAACCGCATTACCGGGCCGCATTGAGCGGGGAATCGCACTCCTTCGAGACCGAGTACGCCGGCCGGACGATCCAGTTATGGACGGTTCCCGTGACCGACGAGAGCGGGTCGGTGTTCGCCGGCATGGCGATGTTCCAGGACGTGACCGAGCGCAGGGAACGCGAGCGGGAACTCGAACGCCAGCGCGAGCAACTCGCCGCCCTCGACGACCTCAACGACGTCGTCCGTAGCATCACCGACGAGGTCGTCGACCGGTCCACGCGCGAGGAGATCGAACAGGTCGTCTGCGAGCACCTCGCCGCGGCGGAGTCGTACCTGTTCGCCTGGATCGGCGACGTCGACGTCGCCTCGCAGACGGTGTCCGTGCGAACCGAGGCCGGCGTGGAGGGGTACCTCGACGGGATCACCATCTCCGCCGATCCGGACGACGAGCGCAGCATGGGCCCGACGGGACGGGCCATCCTGGAGCGCGAGATCCAGACCACGCAGGACATCCGCACCGATTCCAGGCACGACCCCTGGCGGAGCCACACCGAGGAGTACGGCTTCCGCTCGTCGGCGGCCATCCCGATCGTCCACGAGGACACCGTCTACGGGGTACTGAACGTCTACGCCGATCGGCCGAACGCGTTCGAGGGGCAGGAGCGGACGGTGATCAGCCAGCTCGGGGAGGTGGTGGCTCACGCCATCGCCGCCACGGAGCGCAAGCGAGCGTTGATGAGCGACGACGTCGTCGAACTTCAGTTCCGCATCCGCGACGTCTTCGACGCGCTCGACGTCGGCGTTCCGACGACCGGACGGGTCACGCTCGACCACACGGTCCCCATCGAGGGCGACGAGTACCTCGTCTACGGGAGCGCGACCGCGGACGCGGTCGACAGCGTCGCGGCCCTCGTCGAAACGGTTCCACACTGGGTGGACGCGACGTTCCGGAACGACAGCGGCGACACCACCTTCGAACTCCGACTTTCCGAGCCACCGGTGCTGTCGACGGTCGCCTCGCTGGGCGGGTCCGTCGAGAACGTCGTCATCGAAGACGGTGACTACCTGATGACGCTCCGCATGGCCCCGGGTTCGGACGTTCGAAGAGTCATCGACGCCGTACAGACCGCCTATCCCGCCGCGGAACTGCTGAAACACCGCCAGACCACCCGGCGCGATGACACGGCAGAACGGGTTCGGCAGGTTCTGACGACCGACCTCACCGATCGCCAGCGGGCGACCCTCGAGGCTGCCTATCACGCGGGCTTCTTCGAGTGGCCTCGCGACGCGTCCGGCGAAGCCGTCGCCGAGTCGCTCGATATCGCTCCGGCGACGTTCCACCAGCACCTCCGGAAGGCCCAGCAGCGGGTGTTCCGATCGCTGTTGTCGACTCCCGCGTCGACCTAG
- a CDS encoding DUF2270 domain-containing protein: MTDNADDESAQADPGREVGHDASELPSVLGHAYRGELDRETTWRSRLDQTTTWAVTLMAAILTWAFSSADNPHYIVLIGVLTVGMFLAIEARRYRDYDVYRSRVRLFQQNFLAPTLDPSRSVEHGNWRTELGDDYRQPTLKITMFEAIANRLRRIYFALLTVLCIAWLFRVTAFARNAGFPAAASVGTVPGIAVVTVVGAFYAAILAITFWPREREAKGEFRDTEAGDWKESE; the protein is encoded by the coding sequence ATGACCGACAACGCCGACGACGAGTCCGCACAGGCCGATCCGGGACGCGAGGTAGGCCACGACGCATCGGAACTGCCGTCGGTACTCGGCCACGCGTACCGCGGCGAACTCGATCGCGAGACGACCTGGCGGTCGAGACTCGATCAGACGACGACCTGGGCCGTCACGCTGATGGCGGCGATCCTCACGTGGGCGTTCTCGAGTGCCGACAATCCACACTATATCGTCCTCATCGGCGTCCTGACTGTCGGGATGTTCCTCGCGATCGAGGCGCGGCGGTACCGCGACTACGACGTCTACCGCTCTCGCGTGCGACTGTTCCAGCAGAACTTCCTGGCTCCCACGCTGGATCCGTCCCGGAGCGTCGAACACGGGAACTGGCGGACCGAACTCGGGGACGACTACCGGCAACCGACCCTGAAGATCACGATGTTCGAGGCGATCGCGAATCGCTTGCGACGCATCTACTTCGCGCTCCTGACCGTGCTGTGTATCGCGTGGCTCTTTCGCGTCACGGCGTTCGCACGGAATGCGGGATTTCCTGCCGCCGCCTCCGTCGGGACCGTTCCCGGGATCGCCGTCGTGACCGTCGTCGGCGCGTTCTACGCCGCGATTCTCGCGATCACGTTCTGGCCGCGCGAGCGGGAAGCCAAAGGAGAGTTCCGCGACACCGAGGCCGGCGACTGGAAGGAATCCGAGTGA
- a CDS encoding DUF7344 domain-containing protein: MTRSIRELTRTYAEPVDPWESDHDRPFETDRRTMTIDVLLGRRGPVELADLAAGIAARENGVDETDAETVDRVALALHHVHLPRLADWGIIDYDPAANRIESCPRRHDAGIE; the protein is encoded by the coding sequence ATGACCCGATCCATACGCGAACTCACGAGGACGTACGCGGAACCAGTCGATCCGTGGGAGAGCGATCACGACCGACCGTTCGAAACGGATCGACGCACGATGACGATCGACGTACTCCTGGGACGGCGCGGTCCGGTCGAACTCGCCGATCTGGCAGCGGGCATCGCCGCGCGCGAAAACGGTGTCGACGAAACCGACGCGGAGACCGTAGACCGCGTCGCACTCGCGCTCCACCACGTTCACCTCCCCAGGCTAGCCGACTGGGGAATTATCGACTACGACCCCGCCGCAAACCGTATCGAGTCCTGTCCTCGTCGCCACGACGCCGGGATCGAGTAG
- a CDS encoding MBL fold metallo-hydrolase — protein sequence MMNQIDAERLADMLDAGESFTLVDTRPEDSYEAWHAPGAENVPFGPEDELSKEKVNRVDEVTNGKPVVAICGKGLTSTPFSFELEQHGYDVSVVKGGMEDWSTVYEVVPIDTRNDDLFVAQLQRRAKGCLGYVVGSKSAAEAVVVDATRQTDQFKIAAEEAGLTIERVLDTHVHADHISGGSTLADTLDVPYHLGERASERDVAHEYDPLADGETMDVGDIEIEALHTPGHTSEMVNYLVDGEALLTGDTLFVESVGRTELQFGDDDAATGAELLYESLHETILDLPDDVRILPGHVSVTTDGRYEVGSPGEPIAARIGDLREDLDLLGLDEDAFVDRLTDQTPEKPPNYERVIELNTGRDDLDEPDEATELELGPNNCAA from the coding sequence ATTATGAACCAGATAGATGCAGAGCGGCTCGCCGACATGCTCGATGCCGGCGAGTCGTTCACGCTCGTCGACACGCGGCCGGAGGACAGCTACGAGGCGTGGCACGCTCCCGGCGCCGAAAACGTCCCGTTCGGTCCCGAGGACGAACTCTCGAAGGAGAAAGTGAACCGCGTGGACGAGGTGACGAACGGGAAGCCGGTCGTCGCCATCTGCGGCAAGGGGCTTACCTCGACCCCGTTCAGCTTCGAACTCGAGCAACACGGCTACGACGTCTCGGTCGTCAAGGGCGGAATGGAAGACTGGAGTACGGTGTACGAGGTCGTTCCGATCGACACCCGCAACGACGACCTGTTCGTCGCGCAACTCCAGCGGCGCGCGAAGGGGTGTCTGGGATACGTCGTCGGCTCGAAATCCGCCGCGGAAGCGGTCGTCGTCGACGCGACCCGACAGACGGACCAGTTCAAAATCGCCGCCGAGGAAGCCGGACTCACGATCGAGCGCGTCCTCGACACGCACGTCCACGCCGACCACATCTCCGGCGGGTCGACGCTCGCGGACACGCTCGACGTACCCTACCACCTCGGGGAGAGAGCCAGCGAACGCGACGTCGCCCACGAGTACGACCCGCTCGCCGACGGCGAGACGATGGACGTAGGCGATATCGAGATCGAGGCCCTGCACACGCCCGGCCACACGTCCGAGATGGTGAACTACCTCGTCGACGGCGAGGCGCTGCTGACGGGCGATACGCTGTTCGTCGAGTCCGTCGGACGCACGGAACTCCAGTTCGGCGACGACGACGCGGCGACCGGCGCCGAACTGCTGTACGAGTCGCTTCACGAGACGATCCTCGACCTTCCCGACGACGTGCGGATCCTCCCGGGACACGTCTCGGTCACGACGGACGGACGATACGAGGTCGGCTCGCCGGGCGAGCCGATCGCGGCCCGGATCGGCGACCTCCGCGAGGACCTCGACCTCCTCGGGCTGGACGAGGACGCGTTCGTCGATCGGCTCACCGACCAGACGCCCGAGAAGCCGCCGAACTACGAGCGCGTGATCGAACTCAACACGGGCCGGGACGACCTCGACGAACCGGACGAGGCGACGGAACTCGAACTCGGACCCAACAACTGCGCCGCCTGA